Part of the Colius striatus isolate bColStr4 chromosome 4, bColStr4.1.hap1, whole genome shotgun sequence genome, cggggattgggggccGTGAGGGCATCTGAgaggtccccggggactgggggcgtgagggcagctgaggggtccccggggactggggggcgtgagggcagctgaggggtccccggggattggggggggtgagggcagctgagggagaccCCGGGGATTAGGGGGTTGAGGACAgatgaaggggaccccggggattggggggggtgagggcagctgaggggaccccggggattcgGGGGCATGATGGCAGCTGAGGGAGACCCCGGGGATTAGGGGGTTGAGGACAgatgaaggggaccccggggactggggggggtgagggcagctgaaggggaccctgGGGATcgagggggggtgagggcagctgaggggggtcgaggggtgtgagggcagcacGGGGGGGCCCATGGAGGGAAGGGGTTGTTGGAGATCCTGCTGTAGGCTTCCTttatggggtgctgggggtaccCCTCATTAACAGGGGTGGGTCATGGGTCCTGCCCTGGAGTTCCCTATTGATGGGGAGCTGGATTAGGAGTGCTATAGGGTGCCCTATTAATGGGGGATAGGGTTAGGAGTGCTATGGGAGGTCCTATTgagagagggctgggttaggggtaccctattgatgaggtgcagatctaggggtgctgtggggtgccctattgatggggggctggattagaggtgctataggatgccctatagatagagggctgggttaggggtgctctaagatgccctattgatgggggctgggttaggggtgctctaagatgccctattgatggggtctgggttaggggtgctctaagatgccctattgatgggggctgggttaggggtgctctaagatgccctattgatgggggctgggttaggggtgctctaagatgccctattgatgggggctgggttaggggtgctctaagatgccctattgatgggggctgggttaggggtgctataggatgccctattgatgggggctggcttaggggtgcccTATTGCTACGCGCGTATTGCTGCGCGccgccctccgctcgccctgCGCCCCCCTGCGCCTGCTCTGCCGCGACTTCCACGCCGAGGAGCTCTCCGTCTCCACCATCGTCTCCCTGCTGGACTCCCTGGAGCCTGCTGCCGTCCGCAGAGTTGTTTTACGCTTCAACAACCCGGGGCTGGCGGGGCTGTGCGAAGTGCTGCCTCACCTCGGCCGCTTCCCCGCGCTGcgcagcctcaagctgccctaCAGCAACGTGGACGTGCGCCGCACGGCCCCCGGCCCAGACGCCGGCATCCGCTGCTTGGCCGCTCACCTccgggccctgcctgccctcaaggAACTCGATTTGTACTCCTCCAGGCTTTCTGGGAgactcaggcagctcctggggtaaGCTGCCCGCTGGGGGAGGGACTCCAAAACCTTCTCACGCTGCAGCGggagggaatgtgtgtgtgtggggggggggggtggcatTGGGGCATCACCCACACCCTGTGGGGGCAGATTTAAGAGGGGCTGGAGTCCAACAGTAGCTCTGCACTACCTCGGGGggtggtctcagggggttttggggagagggtttggaaggtttggcatttgccctgtgagcaaagatttaagaggggatggagtcccacagcagctctgcctcagctcagggggctggtctcagggggttttggggggaaggtttggcatttgccccgtgggcaaagatttaagaggagatgggagtcccacagcagctgtgcctcacctcagggggctggtctcaggggattttgggggggctcagggtgttttggggggaaggtttggaaggtttggcatttgcccttgggcaaagatttaagaggggatggagtcccacagcagctctgcctcggcTCAGGGGAggcataaaagaggggtttggggtgcctgaagatgttttgggcagcctcagggtgttttggggtttggcaTTGGGGAACTGTCTACACCCtgtgggcaaagatttaagaggggatggagtcccacagcagctctgccttggctcAGGGGGTTTTAGGGGAGTTGCCCAGTTTGGCACTGTGCAACTGTCTACACTTATGAGGAGATGgagtcccagagcagctctgcctcagctcagggggctggtctcaggaggtttggggatACCTCACGGGGGTTGGGGGAGACtttgagggagctgagggattttgggggatcctgggggtggaatttgggcagcctcagggttTTAGGGGTCTGTGGCTGGTTTGGGGAGGGCCTCAGGGGATTTGGAGGTGGGGGAGCCTcgtggtggtttgggggtgctttgggggttcCCCACTCACTCTGCCACCCCACCCTGTCCTCCCAGCGAGCTGCAGACTCCCCTGGAGAGTCTGGCGCtggccttctgctgcctgctcccctccgACCTCATCTTCCTGTCCTCGAGCCTCCACgcgccctccctgctccagctggacCTGAGCGGCCACAACTTCACGTCCCCCAGACTCCTGCAACCCTTGCGGACGCTGCTGGAAGCCGCTTCGTGctcgctgctgcagctggagctgctggagtgtcaGCTGGGGGAcgcggagctggagctgctgctgccggcgctgcgccgctgccgccgcctgcGCTGCCTCGGTCTCCTCGGCACCCCCCTGAGCGCGGCGGCGCTGGGCGGCCTGGCCTGGCCCGGCCCTGCGCGGCCCTGCCCGACCTGCGCCTCGTGGGCTActcgcagccgccgcggggctcCGGCCACCACACCCCCacgcagggggaggagggtttcCCGGCGGAGCTGTGCCGGCTGCTGGCGAGCGCGGGTAGAGCAGACGCCGTGTGGGCGACCAGCCTCCAGCGCTACGGAGCCATCGACTACTTCAGCTTGCAGCATCCCCCCCCCAGGGAAGCTTCCCCTCGGGGCGCTGTGccgggctctgggctgtgccactCGGTTATGGTGAGTTCATTAAAGCCAACCCCACCTTGCCTGATTAACCCAAGTCCTCCTGggatgcttggcaggaggaagtggcagagctcagcggaggggatggagctcttctgcttttaatggaccaaggagagagctggctgctgttctggcacacagggcactgaccagagaatcattacagatggaaaagccctttgagctgctggagtccaaccctgaccccacagtgccacaggcaccactgagccacggccctcaagcacctcagccccacggctctgggacccctccagggctgggcactcccccagctccctgggcagcctggcacaggggctgacacccctctcagggaaacagttctgcctcagctccagcctcaacctcccctggggcaccccgagcccctttcctcttggcctgtagcttttaacttggcagcagagaccgaccctctcagccacagccagggagtcagagtgatcaggtctcctctgagcctccttctctgcagactgaacCTTTGCCTCAGGTACCCTCATTTagcccagagcttcccagtgcatcttctcctctccctgcagcccctcagtgtccctgtggcagtgagtgaggggcccagcactgagcacagccctggagctgcagcctccccagggcccagcacaggggacaatccctgccctggggctgctgccaccccactgctcagcccagccaggctgccactggccttcttgcccccttgggcacgctgctggctccttgccctcgggcaacctcagcccatggccacatccctctgaagaacTTCCCTTCCCTCTACACACCAGCCAACATCACCACAGTGGCACCCACAGTGTGGCAGCAACACTGTCACCGTGGCAGCACCCGTGGGGACACCCACACTGTGGCAGTAGCACCGTGtcacccaccacagctgcaccaaCCTCACCATAGCAGCACCaacctctccacagctgcacccacactgctgcagtggcaccCATCACCTCTAGGCTCATTTCAATTGCcagagacctttaatatcacagTGGGGGGACCCACACACAACACCCACATCCCTGGCACCAGCAACgctcacctcaccacagcatcagccacacggtgtggctgagcaccagctctgcctcctcctcctcctcctcctcgcccgggGCCATGCaatgccccttcccaccccctccaagcctcacccccgccccgcggctCCGCCGCTCTCCGcctcccccgccccttcccctccccgcagcagctGCACCAGCTCCCCCGTGAGCCgatacctcttcccctcccaccaaaAGTGAGTCGGGGGCTGCTCCGGCCCCTGCTCGTACTCCAAGCCGGACCCTCACTCCAGAGCCAGCGCCGAGcgcaccggccccgcgccccccgcccggcccggcgccgggtGGTACAAGCGCCCGTTCTCCGGCAGCATCACCAGCGCCTCGGGCCGGAGCGGCACGGccagccgctccccgccgccgcacAACGACAGCACGGCGCggcgggagcaggaggaggctgaggaggaggcggcCGGGGGCAGGAGGCGGGTGAAGACGATGGGTCTGTGCTCGCAGCGCAGGAGGTTGCGCTCCGCGCCGCAGCGGGACACGAACGGGAATTCGCGCTCGTAGCGGCCGCTGCGGTTCCGCTCCAGCCGCGTGAAGAAGAACGTGAGGAAGGTCACGTCTGCCGGGATGGACCCTCATTAACCCGCGCCTCTCCTTAATTAACAGCCCCCCCTTTTAATTAAGCCGCATCGCCGCTCGTGGTTAGCCCGCTGGGAACGGCCGCTGCGGGGCTgcgaagggagggtgaggaagaagaggaggaggaaggcaacgtctgctgggataaaccatcattaaccccttcccacaattaactctgtgtgctcctaattaacctaaccctcctaattaacctccagccccccctaactaacccccagtgtccccatgaTTAACCCCCTTGGAACAACTGCGGttctaagggagggtgaggaagaagaaaatgaggaggaggaaggcaacgtctgctgggataaaccatcattaaccccttccctgaattaactccctgtgctcctaattaacctccaatccccctaattaacctccaacgcccctaactaacccccagtccccccatggttaaccccctcaaaacaaccactgcgattctaagggagggtgaggaagaagaagatgagaaaggcaacgtctgctgggataaccccttcccacaattaacccCCAGTGCTCTTaattaaccccaaccctcctaatttaacctccaaccctcctaattaacctccaaccctcagTCCTCTCATGATTAAAGCTGCTCAGAACAACCACTGCTaagggagtgaggaagaggaaggtgatacCTGCCAGGATGGACCCTAAGTAACCCCACTAATTAACCCCTAAACCTCCTAATTAACTCccaccctcctaattaaccccaaccctcctaaCTAACCCCCAATTCTCCATAATGAACCCTCCCATAGAGGCTGCCGGGgttcagctccaggtgagtgaggAAGGCAACGTTAATTAACCTCACACCCTCGTTAATTAACCCTCCCCTAATTAACACCGGAGAAAGGGGGGTGTTCCTTAATGGGAAAGCGAtttgaaggggctgagggaggtttgggggacggggggggggggggggggggggggagggggggggggtgagtAGGGATCAGTGTTACCAAGTGCCTGGGAGCAATTAAGGGCAGGAAGTGGTTAATTAAGGCGGTGATTAATATGCAAATTAGGTTGAGAGGAGGATGTTTTGGCACCTACAAAGGCAATGAAGGGGATGAGAgtatcttctccccactccacagcccccccaaTACAGATGAGACCCCAAATAAAGATGAGTCTCTAATTAAAGACCCTAATTAAGGCTAAAACGCTACTGaatggtgatggggaggagggattttggggtgatttggttttttggaggggttctgaggagatttgggggggttggggggattttgattgcttttggagagagttggaggggatttggggttttttgggggggatttgggggattttgggatttttgggggATTTATTTTGGAGGGACTggagaggatttgggggtttctggggggcttttgtgtttttttggggtgatttgaggggatttggagactttggggattgtttggggggatattttggggggtttgggtggattttgacatttttgggggggttggagaGAATATGGaggctttttgggggggatttgggaggttttgggatgctctggggggatttgagggggattgttgggatttgggggcttttgaggtcggggggagttggggtttggttttttgggagGATTTGGGAGGCttatttgtgggggttttagggtgggatttgggtctttggaaggggtcagagaggatctgggggataatttgggggggattttggtttttgggggcattttgaggggtcatttttgagggggaggatttggggggctttCGGGGGGATCCCAGTACCTTTGAAGGAAGTGATGAAGTTcttcactttggtgtcatcgaggaaaagctgcagaaaaaaaggggaaaagcctcaaaatcccaaagcaggtgCAAGGGCCAAATGGGAtctggctgggatccatccaggggccatctgggatccatccaggggtcatccaggctctgccctgggtccatttagagtctttttgtgggggttttgtccaggatccgttttgtctctgggctgggatccatccaggttgtgtcctgggtccatttagagccttttggggaggggggggggttgtctgggatccatccaggctctgccctgggtccatttagggtcttttggggggagggttgtccgggatctgttttgtctctggggtgggatccatccaggttgtgtcctgggtccatttagggtctttttggggggggtttatccaggatctgttttgtttctgggctgggatccatccaggttgtgtcctgggtccatttagagccttttggggaggggggggtttgtctgggatccatccaggctctgccctgggtccatttagggcctttttgggggggttttgtccaggatctgttttgtctctgggctgggatccatccaggttgtgtcctgggtccatttagggtctttttggggaggtttatccaggatctgttttgtctctgggctgggatccatccaggctaTATTCTGGGTCTAttcagagccttttggggagggggaggttgcCCGGGATTCATTTGGGATCcatctgggatccatccagcctctgctctgggtccatttaggtctTTTTGGGGGAGACTGTCCAGGATCCGTTTGGGATCCATCCagcatccatccagcctctgtcctgggtccgttgaggtcttttttgggggggttctgcCCAGGATCCGTGAACTACAATGGATACGCAGAACAGAAATCTAAGCAGCCCGGGTTCCGTTCTTTGGGAACAGAAGGCCGGGGCTTCAGCGCCGCAGCACTTCACCCTCTCGCCCGGACCCAACCGCAGGCGCTCACCCCGAGCCCGGCAGCTGGAAACGTGGCCTGAGGCACAAAGGAGATGGCGAATGGTTGTGCCTTTACGTCCGGCAGAAATGCCAGCGGTGAGTCTGCTCTGAGGCCCCGTGccctttatatataaaataaactgaGAGATTTGTCTATTGCAACACTTCGCACCCTTGTCTATAGTTTAAGTAATTCTTTTCAACTCTCCCTGCGTAACATGCTTTAGTTTCCGTGCTGTTAGTCTGTACCACCTGTATTGCAGTGGAGCTATGTCCCAAATAGGatagaatgacagaacagaATTAGGGCCTGCGAGAATCCCTTCTCAAAAATGTCTCTGGTCACAAAGCAAATTGTTTACTGTAAGCTCCTGACAAGTTGGTTGGGGAGTCGAGTGctgaattactttattttccccacAACAATCAACAATAGAAAgtgggagaagcaaagaaaagaatgagagggagacaaagagggaaaaggaacgATAGTCACCACCACCTCCTGTCCCGGTGCCACCCGCAGCTCTggcccctcattgtccctgtgcccacaccgtgtccccccaccgtccctgtgcccacactgtgtcccctcattgtccctgtgccgacaccgtgccctcaccatccctgtgcccacaccgtgtcccctgattgtccctgtgcccacactgtgtcccaaaccatccctgtgcccacaccgtgtcccccgagcatccctctgcccacactgtgtcccctcaccatccctgtgcccacacaccatgtcccctcaacatccctgtgcc contains:
- the LOC133625292 gene encoding LOW QUALITY PROTEIN: leucine-rich repeat-containing protein 14-like (The sequence of the model RefSeq protein was modified relative to this genomic sequence to represent the inferred CDS: deleted 2 bases in 1 codon), whose translation is MANGCAFMSGRNASGQVQSRQCIEAVIKFAFEERLFLMADEVYQDNMYVRILHSFQMLLLSFWPPYQDSVDPTSFHSISTFSDLHGFPPTPRWHHRGCPIATRVLLRAALRSPCAPLRLLCRDFHAEELSVSTIVSLLDSLEPAAVRRVVLRFNNPGLAGLCEVLPHLGRFPALRSLKLPYSNVDVRRTAPGPDAGIRCLAAHLRALPALKELDLYSSRLSGRLRQLLGELQTPLESLALAFCCLLPSDLIFLSSSLHAPSLLQLDLSGHNFTSPRLLQPLRTLLEAASCSLLQLELLECQLGDAELELLLPALRRCRRLRCLGLLGTPLSAAALRPGLARPCAALPDLRLVGYSQPPRGSGHHTPTQGEEGFPAELCRLLASAGRADAVWATSLQRYGAIDYFSLQHPPPREASPRGAVPGSGLCHSVMPDPHSRASAERTGPAPPARPGAGWYKRPFSGSITSASGRSGTASRSPPPHNDSTARREQEEAEEEAAGGRRRVKTMGLCSQRRRLRSAPQRDTNGNSRS